From Methanoculleus oceani, a single genomic window includes:
- the lon gene encoding endopeptidase La: protein MHSPQPDTSKEYIVIPLFETVVYPETRTKLQVETAVGEALIAAMKSNGSASAVGLTAKSGAESAENPTDALYSTGNLLLIAHVQPADDGYLVFAHATSRVKAVTLSEKDGLFHAACEPLPDVPDLDEDTRAKMLADVKAAVHEISGNFQGSEQFTRPVDRMESVDQIMGFVMPFLPIGVAEKQALLETVSVRERHAAFLRLLVNLNESINLRIEVARKASEKVGKANREAMLREQLRVIQEELNGCEGSSGEENYRERIECSTMPDEVRKKALAELKKLESGGSQHHESQGIRNYLDLLLDLPWTVEKKSIDIEEARRVLESNHNGLEKVKERIVQHLAVMKLKEEKQGSILLFAGPPGTGKTSLGKSIADALGRKYVRISLGGVKDEAEIRGHRRTYVGSLPGRIIQGMKRAGAKNPVFILDEVDKLAVSYSGDPASALLEVLDPEQNSTFSDHYLEVPYDLSDVLFIATANSLATIPAPLLDRMELIEISGYTKNEKFAIAKDHLLPETLEEHGLDAGMLQVEDEAVSAIIDRYTREAGVRTLKKQLARIARFVSAKVVSGTVDLPVVVTAEMLPEILGRETVRPDVARKENQPGVVTGLAWTPVGGDILFIEGTFMPGKGKLTLTGQLGDVMKESAQISLSLIRSRLAAVTTGFDFFASDVHIHVPAGATPKDGPSAGVTLFTALASLVTGRAVDPTVAMTGEVTLSGAVLPVGGIKEKVLAAHRAGIRTVILPRENERDLEDVPEDVRSDLSFVTVETIEDVLREALGIELHGPVVPYAGKNRCVPAHNL from the coding sequence ATGCACTCACCACAACCAGACACCAGCAAAGAGTACATCGTCATACCGCTCTTCGAGACCGTGGTCTACCCCGAGACCCGGACGAAGCTCCAGGTCGAGACGGCCGTCGGGGAAGCGCTGATCGCCGCCATGAAGAGCAACGGGTCGGCATCCGCGGTCGGTCTGACCGCAAAGAGCGGCGCAGAGTCGGCGGAGAATCCGACCGACGCGCTCTATTCGACCGGAAATCTCCTCCTGATCGCGCACGTACAGCCTGCGGACGACGGCTACCTGGTCTTTGCGCACGCAACCTCCCGGGTGAAGGCCGTAACCCTCTCCGAGAAGGACGGGTTGTTCCACGCCGCCTGCGAACCCCTCCCGGATGTACCGGACCTCGACGAAGATACCCGGGCGAAGATGCTCGCGGACGTCAAAGCGGCCGTCCACGAGATCAGCGGCAACTTCCAGGGCTCCGAGCAGTTCACCCGACCCGTCGACAGGATGGAGTCCGTCGACCAGATCATGGGGTTCGTCATGCCCTTCCTGCCGATCGGTGTTGCCGAGAAGCAGGCCCTCCTCGAGACCGTCTCCGTCCGGGAGCGCCACGCCGCGTTCCTCCGTCTCCTGGTGAACCTGAACGAGAGCATCAACCTCCGGATCGAGGTGGCCAGGAAGGCTTCCGAGAAGGTCGGGAAGGCGAACCGGGAAGCGATGCTCCGCGAGCAGCTCCGGGTGATCCAGGAGGAGCTCAACGGGTGCGAGGGCTCTTCCGGCGAGGAGAACTACCGGGAGCGGATCGAGTGCTCGACGATGCCTGATGAGGTGAGGAAGAAGGCGCTTGCCGAACTGAAGAAACTCGAGTCGGGCGGGAGCCAGCACCACGAGAGCCAGGGGATAAGGAACTACCTCGACCTCCTGCTCGATCTGCCCTGGACGGTCGAGAAGAAGAGCATCGATATCGAGGAGGCCCGCCGCGTCCTCGAGAGCAACCACAACGGCCTGGAGAAGGTCAAGGAGCGGATCGTCCAGCACCTTGCGGTCATGAAACTCAAGGAGGAGAAGCAGGGCTCGATCCTCCTCTTCGCCGGCCCGCCCGGAACCGGGAAGACGAGCCTGGGCAAAAGCATCGCCGACGCGTTGGGGAGAAAATACGTCCGTATCAGCCTCGGCGGCGTCAAGGACGAGGCGGAGATCCGGGGGCACCGGCGGACCTACGTCGGGTCTCTCCCCGGCCGGATCATCCAGGGGATGAAGCGGGCCGGGGCGAAGAACCCGGTCTTCATCCTCGACGAGGTCGACAAGCTCGCCGTCTCGTATTCGGGAGATCCGGCAAGCGCCCTCCTCGAGGTCCTCGACCCCGAGCAGAATAGCACGTTCTCGGACCACTACCTGGAGGTGCCCTACGATCTCTCGGACGTGCTCTTCATCGCGACCGCGAACTCCCTCGCAACCATCCCGGCGCCGCTCCTCGACCGGATGGAGCTGATCGAGATCTCTGGCTACACGAAGAACGAGAAGTTCGCGATCGCAAAAGACCATCTCCTGCCGGAGACGCTCGAGGAGCACGGCCTCGATGCGGGTATGCTCCAGGTCGAGGACGAGGCCGTCTCGGCGATCATCGACCGCTACACCCGGGAAGCAGGTGTCCGGACGCTCAAGAAGCAGCTTGCACGGATCGCCCGGTTCGTCTCCGCAAAGGTCGTCTCGGGAACGGTCGACCTCCCGGTCGTCGTGACGGCGGAGATGCTCCCCGAGATCCTGGGCAGAGAGACCGTCCGGCCGGACGTGGCGCGGAAGGAGAACCAGCCCGGCGTCGTGACGGGTCTCGCCTGGACGCCGGTCGGCGGCGACATCCTCTTCATCGAGGGGACGTTCATGCCCGGCAAAGGGAAGCTGACGCTGACCGGCCAGCTCGGCGACGTGATGAAGGAGTCGGCCCAGATATCGCTCAGCCTGATCCGTTCGAGGCTCGCAGCCGTCACGACCGGGTTCGACTTCTTCGCAAGCGACGTCCACATCCACGTGCCGGCGGGGGCGACCCCGAAGGACGGGCCTTCGGCGGGCGTGACCCTCTTTACGGCCCTCGCCTCCCTCGTCACGGGGAGAGCGGTCGACCCGACGGTCGCGATGACCGGCGAGGTGACGCTCTCCGGCGCCGTCCTCCCCGTAGGCGGGATCAAGGAGAAGGTCCTTGCGGCCCACCGGGCCGGGATCAGGACGGTCATCCTCCCGCGGGAGAACGAGCGGGACCTCGAGGATGTCCCCGAGGACGTGCGGAGCGATCTTTCGTTCGTGACCGTGGAGACGATCGAGGATGTCCTCCGCGAGGCACTCGGGATAGAACTCCACGGCCCGGTCGTGCCGTATGCGGGGAAGAACCGGTGCGTCCCCGCCCACAACCTCTGA
- a CDS encoding carotenoid biosynthesis protein: MRIIRAALLLTALALFLAAYLVVRFDDPAIPTAVPVVFLVGLALPSYVALVRWLGPLRGIALLLLLSLLPLAVEAYAVSTGVPYGSFTYAADLGYRVFGLVPWTVAFAYLPMLLGAVTLAAAAAGTAWSRLVPAGTFVLLLVDLVIDPAVVHAGLWVWLDGGAYYGVPASNFVGWVLTGAVYVALFRLISSGRPIPGMVAASLLLILAFWTGYLTRDGLAIPALLGTALALATLPVVFGDDPSR, encoded by the coding sequence ATGCGCATCATCCGGGCGGCGCTCCTCCTCACCGCCCTCGCCCTCTTCCTCGCCGCCTATCTGGTGGTCCGGTTCGACGACCCGGCGATCCCGACCGCCGTTCCGGTGGTCTTCCTGGTCGGGCTCGCCCTCCCCTCCTACGTCGCCCTCGTGCGCTGGCTCGGGCCCCTGCGGGGCATCGCCCTCCTCCTCCTCCTGAGCCTCCTCCCGCTCGCCGTCGAGGCATACGCCGTCTCGACCGGCGTCCCGTATGGCAGCTTCACCTACGCGGCCGACCTCGGCTACCGCGTCTTCGGCCTCGTCCCCTGGACGGTCGCCTTCGCCTACCTCCCGATGCTGCTCGGGGCGGTGACCCTCGCCGCGGCCGCTGCCGGGACCGCCTGGAGCCGCCTGGTCCCGGCCGGAACCTTCGTCCTCCTCCTCGTCGACCTGGTCATCGACCCGGCGGTCGTCCACGCCGGCCTCTGGGTCTGGCTCGACGGAGGCGCTTATTACGGCGTCCCGGCCTCGAACTTCGTGGGCTGGGTCCTGACCGGAGCGGTCTACGTTGCACTCTTCCGGCTCATCTCGTCCGGCCGGCCGATCCCCGGGATGGTCGCGGCGAGCCTTCTTTTGATACTCGCGTTCTGGACCGGCTATCTTACCCGGGACGGCCTTGCGATACCGGCGCTCCTCGGGACCGCGCTCGCCCTTGCAACCCTTCCGGTCGTTTTCGGCGACGATCCCTCGCGGTGA
- the trpA gene encoding tryptophan synthase subunit alpha produces the protein MSRIEGLFARENPAFIGFTVAGDPGIEASFGVATTMIDAGVDLLEIAVPYSDPVADGPVIERAHARALRAGTTPDDVFALVRRVREYAPALPLVLFTYYNIVYRRGADRFFAEAAAAGADGVLVVDLPSEESGEVAPYAARHGIDRIALIAPTTSPERQHAILREASGFVYLISLEGVTGERDRLPSGIVGLVGAVREKTDLPLAVGFGISRQEHVRTVTATGANGVIVGSALVRLIEEHSSDETGMHEALATAITALRDGLTPRS, from the coding sequence ATGAGCCGGATCGAGGGGCTCTTTGCCCGGGAAAATCCGGCCTTCATCGGCTTTACCGTCGCCGGAGACCCCGGCATCGAGGCGTCGTTTGGGGTGGCGACGACGATGATCGACGCAGGGGTCGATCTCCTCGAGATCGCCGTCCCCTACTCCGACCCGGTGGCGGACGGCCCCGTGATCGAGCGGGCGCACGCCCGTGCCCTCCGGGCGGGCACCACGCCGGACGACGTCTTCGCCCTCGTCCGGCGGGTCAGGGAATATGCGCCGGCGTTGCCCCTCGTCCTCTTCACCTATTACAACATCGTCTACCGCCGGGGAGCCGACCGGTTCTTTGCGGAGGCCGCCGCCGCCGGCGCGGACGGCGTCCTCGTCGTCGATCTTCCGAGCGAAGAGTCGGGCGAGGTCGCGCCGTACGCCGCCCGGCACGGCATCGACCGGATCGCCCTCATCGCCCCGACGACCTCGCCGGAACGGCAGCACGCGATCCTCCGCGAAGCCTCCGGTTTTGTCTACCTGATCTCGCTCGAGGGGGTTACCGGCGAGCGCGACCGGCTCCCCTCCGGTATCGTCGGGCTGGTCGGCGCGGTGCGGGAGAAGACGGATCTCCCGCTCGCCGTCGGGTTCGGGATTTCGCGCCAGGAGCATGTCCGGACCGTTACAGCCACCGGTGCGAACGGCGTCATCGTGGGGAGCGCCCTCGTCCGGCTGATCGAGGAGCACTCGAGCGATGAGACCGGGATGCACGAAGCGCTCGCGACGGCGATCACCGCGTTGCGGGATGGGCTTACTCCCCGATCCTGA
- a CDS encoding ATP-NAD kinase family protein — protein sequence MTQTVGFLLNPVAGMGGAVGLKGTDGQAEEALRRGAVPHARDRAVQALSLLKSDDIAWCTCAAPMGGDVLALAGIDRFTVLYRPEKPTAAADTKAACRAFLDAGVDLVVFCGGDGTARDVFDAVGREVPILGIPAGVKMYSAVFAVNSAAAADLIRQAGRTGCRDSEVMDVDEEAYRSGRLAARLYGYACVPFIPERTQGGKQVFEQQDEERAKDEIAVFIGEIMLPDTLYIVGAGSTTARIVERLGLPATLLGVDAVRNGEVVARDADEKTLLALLDEYPRAKIIVSPIGAQGFVLGRGNQQISPGVLRKAGLRNLIVIATPAKLAATPLLYVDSGDPVLDREVGDTLQVISGYRIAQRKRVVHHG from the coding sequence ATGACGCAGACCGTCGGGTTTTTGCTCAACCCGGTTGCCGGGATGGGCGGCGCCGTGGGGCTGAAGGGGACGGACGGACAGGCGGAGGAGGCTCTCCGCCGGGGCGCGGTCCCGCACGCCCGCGACCGGGCGGTGCAGGCCCTCTCCCTCCTCAAGAGCGACGACATCGCGTGGTGCACCTGTGCGGCGCCGATGGGGGGGGACGTCCTCGCGCTGGCGGGGATCGACCGCTTCACCGTCCTCTACCGGCCCGAAAAGCCGACCGCTGCCGCCGATACGAAGGCCGCCTGCCGGGCGTTCCTCGATGCCGGGGTCGATCTCGTCGTCTTCTGCGGCGGGGACGGGACGGCCCGGGACGTCTTTGATGCCGTCGGCCGGGAGGTGCCTATCCTCGGCATCCCCGCCGGGGTGAAGATGTACTCGGCGGTCTTTGCGGTCAACTCGGCGGCGGCGGCCGACCTCATCCGGCAGGCCGGGCGAACGGGCTGCCGGGACTCCGAGGTGATGGACGTCGACGAGGAGGCCTACCGTTCGGGCCGTCTTGCCGCCCGGCTCTACGGGTATGCATGCGTTCCTTTCATCCCCGAGCGGACGCAGGGCGGGAAGCAGGTCTTCGAGCAGCAGGACGAGGAGCGGGCGAAGGACGAGATCGCCGTGTTCATCGGCGAGATCATGCTGCCGGATACCCTCTATATCGTCGGCGCCGGGAGCACGACGGCACGGATCGTGGAACGGCTCGGCCTCCCGGCGACGCTGCTCGGGGTCGATGCCGTCAGGAACGGGGAGGTCGTCGCCCGCGACGCCGATGAGAAGACGCTTCTTGCCCTCCTCGACGAATACCCGCGGGCGAAGATTATCGTCAGCCCCATCGGGGCGCAGGGCTTCGTCCTCGGCCGGGGGAACCAGCAGATCAGCCCGGGCGTCCTCCGGAAGGCCGGGTTACGGAACCTGATCGTGATCGCCACGCCGGCAAAGCTCGCCGCAACACCCCTCCTCTACGTCGACTCCGGCGATCCGGTGCTCGACCGGGAGGTCGGCGACACCCTGCAGGTCATCTCCGGCTACCGGATTGCGCAGCGAAAGCGTGTCGTCCACCACGGTTGA
- a CDS encoding phytoene desaturase family protein, protein MMRAVIVGAGFGGLSVAALLAKGGFDVTVIEKNEQPGGRASVHRDNGFTFDMGPSWYLMPDVYDRFFAEFGKSPKDYFPLVRLDPSYRVFFADERVADVSADLEKNLALFESFEPGGAEKLRGYLAESEETYGITMSDLLYRDYRSIFDFFDRRLLSRGRKLHPFENLESFVKKRFESDEARKIVQYSIGFLGGSPRNTPSFYHIMTHIDLNMGVWYPEGGMRAVVDALVSLGREFGVEYRYNEPATAIDVEDGIARRVVTPLGAHETDIVVVNADYPFTELSLLSEGSRSYSASYWAKKVLAPSTFVAYLGVDRVIEGLAHHNIFLEPDWEEGFETIFDPKKAAWPSSPSFYVNVPSRTDTTAAPKGTDTLFVLAPLAPDLEDTPELRERFYDHLMNRMEEILGENIRGSVVTRRIFALSDFSDRYNAYRGTALGLSHTLRQTALWRPAHRSKRVRNLYYTGQYTHPGIGVPMTLISSQIVARELTGRYHR, encoded by the coding sequence ATGATGCGGGCTGTAATCGTTGGAGCCGGGTTCGGGGGCCTCTCCGTCGCCGCCCTTCTTGCGAAGGGCGGTTTCGACGTCACGGTGATCGAGAAGAACGAGCAGCCCGGGGGCCGGGCGAGCGTCCACCGCGATAACGGGTTTACGTTCGATATGGGGCCGTCCTGGTACCTGATGCCCGATGTCTACGACCGTTTCTTCGCGGAGTTCGGGAAAAGCCCGAAAGACTACTTCCCGCTCGTGAGACTCGACCCCTCGTACCGGGTCTTCTTCGCCGACGAACGAGTCGCGGACGTTTCGGCCGACCTCGAGAAGAACCTCGCTCTCTTCGAGTCGTTCGAACCCGGTGGGGCCGAAAAACTCCGGGGCTACCTCGCCGAATCGGAGGAGACGTATGGGATCACCATGAGCGACCTCCTCTACCGGGACTACCGGAGCATCTTCGACTTCTTCGACCGGCGGCTCCTTTCCCGGGGGAGGAAACTCCATCCCTTCGAGAACCTGGAGTCCTTCGTCAAGAAGCGCTTCGAAAGCGACGAGGCCCGGAAGATCGTGCAGTACTCCATCGGCTTCCTCGGCGGCTCGCCGAGAAACACCCCCTCGTTCTACCACATCATGACGCACATCGACCTGAATATGGGCGTGTGGTACCCGGAGGGGGGCATGCGGGCGGTGGTCGATGCCCTGGTCTCGCTCGGCCGGGAGTTCGGGGTCGAGTACCGCTACAACGAACCGGCGACCGCCATCGACGTCGAGGACGGAATCGCCCGCCGGGTCGTCACCCCGCTCGGGGCGCACGAGACCGATATCGTCGTCGTCAACGCGGACTATCCGTTTACGGAACTCTCCCTCCTCTCCGAAGGCTCACGGTCGTACTCCGCCTCCTACTGGGCAAAAAAGGTCCTCGCCCCGTCCACGTTCGTCGCCTATCTCGGTGTCGATCGGGTGATCGAGGGGCTCGCCCACCACAACATCTTCCTCGAGCCCGACTGGGAGGAGGGGTTTGAGACAATCTTCGATCCCAAAAAAGCTGCCTGGCCGTCGAGTCCTTCGTTCTACGTCAACGTCCCCTCGAGGACGGATACGACCGCCGCCCCGAAGGGCACCGATACCCTCTTCGTCCTCGCACCCCTCGCCCCCGATCTTGAGGACACCCCGGAACTCCGCGAGCGGTTCTACGACCACCTCATGAACCGCATGGAGGAGATCCTCGGCGAGAATATTCGGGGTTCGGTCGTGACCCGACGGATATTCGCGCTCTCGGACTTCTCGGACCGCTACAACGCCTACCGGGGCACGGCGCTCGGGCTCTCCCACACCCTCCGGCAGACGGCGCTCTGGCGGCCGGCGCACCGGAGCAAGCGTGTCAGGAACCTCTACTACACCGGCCAGTACACCCACCCGGGGATCGGGGTGCCGATGACCCTGATATCGTCCCAGATCGTCGCCCGCGAGTTGACCGGCCGCTACCACCGTTGA
- a CDS encoding carboxypeptidase-like regulatory domain-containing protein, translated as MNGTTRTWTLLFGLLLAVAPAAGADLDLNRHLIPELKVNGSIETIAISGELSLQPEPGVTAEGTFGIPFGSIVVHTADAKTLIFDGDGNHLFSISDERSAKIPTPAGVEKPCTWVSQVPSGSRSYHRGDTTFVFGTAGGPILTVINEGPLIAVSGRVTDAGGNPVPGASVRFEPLLTLDEPLAAVTTDEDGRYQITAPGYRQTVTVEKEGYSTLREELIFENSINTLDLELEPLPRTVPGFGSALAVLSLLGFFLLIGRNGW; from the coding sequence ATGAACGGAACGACCAGAACATGGACACTCCTCTTCGGGCTGCTGCTCGCGGTCGCCCCGGCGGCAGGCGCAGATCTCGATCTCAATCGACACCTGATCCCGGAACTGAAGGTGAACGGGTCGATCGAGACGATAGCCATCTCCGGGGAGTTGAGCCTTCAGCCGGAGCCGGGGGTTACCGCTGAGGGAACCTTCGGGATACCGTTCGGTTCGATCGTCGTCCATACGGCCGACGCAAAGACGCTGATCTTCGATGGCGACGGGAACCACCTCTTTTCCATCAGCGACGAACGCTCCGCGAAGATCCCCACTCCCGCGGGTGTCGAGAAGCCCTGCACCTGGGTGAGCCAGGTTCCGAGCGGTTCTCGTTCCTATCACCGCGGCGACACGACCTTCGTCTTCGGCACGGCCGGTGGCCCCATCCTCACCGTCATCAACGAGGGCCCTTTGATCGCCGTCTCGGGCAGAGTGACGGATGCCGGCGGCAACCCGGTTCCCGGTGCATCGGTGCGGTTCGAGCCGCTACTTACGCTCGACGAACCTCTCGCAGCGGTCACCACGGACGAAGACGGCCGCTACCAGATAACCGCTCCCGGCTACCGGCAGACCGTCACGGTCGAGAAGGAGGGCTATTCCACCCTCCGGGAGGAGCTCATCTTTGAGAACTCAATAAACACCCTCGACCTGGAACTGGAGCCCCTGCCCCGGACGGTCCCGGGGTTCGGTTCCGCGCTCGCGGTTCTCTCGCTTCTGGGGTTCTTCCTCCTCATCGGCCGGAATGGGTGGTGA
- a CDS encoding MarR family winged helix-turn-helix transcriptional regulator, whose product MPAREEHLFEVFDRLIAIKNECSSEIFSECGLADVTVKQVAYLKTIDEHGDVTFSRLAEITRNSKPTVTEMINRFVRMECAYRQKSPDDGRIVYIRLTEKGRMMANAERNALNRMIERMVRTLDENEVDLLIEILKKVG is encoded by the coding sequence ATGCCGGCGAGAGAGGAGCATCTGTTCGAGGTATTTGATCGCCTGATCGCCATCAAGAACGAATGCTCCTCCGAGATCTTCTCCGAATGCGGGCTTGCCGACGTGACGGTGAAACAGGTCGCCTACCTGAAGACGATCGACGAGCACGGCGACGTGACGTTCAGCAGGCTCGCCGAGATCACCAGGAACTCAAAGCCCACCGTCACGGAGATGATCAACAGGTTCGTCCGGATGGAGTGCGCCTACCGGCAGAAATCCCCCGATGACGGGAGAATCGTATACATCCGCCTGACCGAAAAAGGACGGATGATGGCGAACGCCGAGCGGAACGCGCTGAACCGGATGATCGAGAGGATGGTGCGGACGCTCGACGAGAACGAAGTGGATCTCCTGATCGAGATCTTAAAAAAGGTCGGATAA
- a CDS encoding methanogenesis marker 16 metalloprotein encodes MKTMAEIDEKIRNGSAVVYTAAEFKRLIREGAEITAADVDVVTTGTCGVMSGTAAILSVPVATPGTFERAERAWLNGVPCMPGPCPNERLGLLDLIVSGTAHASAGYGGGHLFREIVEGREIEVVVEAADRSIEARVTLDDFGYARLFTTRSAYKNYTAYVNTLPTRVKTIFSIEGLQGPCREVSVSGCGEINPLQNDPARLAIRDGTPILLNGSVGIVTGEGTRSTPGRPNLTVIADMAGMQPRYMGGFTTSAGPECITSLGVAIPVLDDRQVAALRVLDEHIPLPVADINTRAVLGEGTYADVWQQPDREVTYYPEWCEECSACVAAAVCPTGAFSRETGIDRDRCLACTACLAACPNNALEAGEGAIRVRGRKVPITLRQSGRTLAEDLCRDLKERLLDARFTFTGGGGR; translated from the coding sequence ATGAAGACGATGGCAGAGATCGATGAGAAGATCCGGAACGGTTCGGCGGTCGTCTACACCGCCGCGGAGTTCAAACGCCTCATCCGCGAGGGTGCAGAGATCACGGCCGCGGACGTGGACGTGGTCACCACCGGGACGTGCGGGGTGATGTCCGGGACCGCGGCGATCCTCTCGGTCCCGGTGGCGACGCCGGGGACGTTCGAGCGGGCGGAGCGGGCCTGGCTGAACGGCGTCCCCTGCATGCCCGGTCCCTGCCCGAACGAGCGCCTCGGGCTCCTCGACCTGATCGTCTCCGGGACCGCCCACGCCAGCGCCGGCTACGGGGGCGGCCACCTCTTCCGCGAGATCGTCGAGGGCCGCGAGATCGAGGTGGTGGTGGAGGCCGCCGACCGGTCGATCGAAGCACGGGTGACCCTCGACGACTTTGGCTACGCCCGGCTCTTCACCACCCGGAGCGCTTACAAGAACTATACCGCCTACGTAAACACCCTGCCGACCCGGGTGAAGACGATCTTCTCCATCGAGGGTCTTCAGGGGCCCTGCCGGGAGGTCTCGGTCAGCGGATGCGGCGAGATCAATCCCCTCCAGAACGACCCCGCCCGGCTCGCGATCCGGGACGGGACGCCCATCCTCCTGAACGGCTCGGTCGGGATCGTGACCGGGGAGGGAACCCGGAGCACCCCCGGGCGCCCCAACCTCACGGTCATCGCCGACATGGCCGGGATGCAGCCCCGCTACATGGGCGGGTTTACGACCTCCGCCGGGCCCGAGTGCATCACGAGCCTCGGCGTCGCGATCCCGGTCCTCGACGACCGGCAGGTCGCGGCCCTCCGCGTTCTCGATGAGCATATCCCCCTCCCGGTGGCCGATATCAACACCCGCGCCGTCCTCGGGGAAGGGACTTACGCCGACGTCTGGCAGCAGCCCGACCGGGAGGTGACCTACTACCCCGAGTGGTGCGAGGAGTGCTCGGCCTGCGTTGCGGCCGCGGTCTGCCCCACCGGTGCGTTCTCCCGCGAGACCGGGATCGACCGCGACCGCTGCCTCGCCTGCACCGCCTGCCTTGCCGCCTGCCCGAACAACGCCCTCGAAGCGGGGGAGGGCGCGATCCGGGTCCGGGGGCGGAAGGTCCCGATCACCCTCCGCCAGTCGGGCCGGACGCTCGCCGAAGACCTCTGCCGGGACTTAAAAGAGCGGCTCCTCGATGCCCGGTTCACTTTCACCGGGGGCGGGGGGCGGTGA
- the trpB gene encoding tryptophan synthase subunit beta produces MKAGRYGVYGGQYVPETLMSALIDLEETYGRVREDPEFSRRLDWYLHEYAGRETPLTYCENLSRDLGCRIYLKREDLLHGGAHKLNNTLGQALMAKFMGKRRLIAETGAGQHGVATAIAGAALDLPVEVYMGEVDTRRQALNVFRMELLGARVVPVASGTRTLKDAINAAMRDWVANLRETHYLLGSCVGPHPFPRIVRDFQSVIGEEARRQVLEREGRLPDTVVACVGGGSNAIGIFYPFVGDDVALVGVEAGGDGLDTPRHGASLCGGSVGVFQGALSYLLQDGDGQALETHSVAAGLDHPSVGPEHAMLKDSGRVRYEAVTDAEALHAFRYLSRTEGIIPALESAHAVAYALRAADDLDKDGVLVINLSGRGDKDVADVASLHGGVA; encoded by the coding sequence ATGAAAGCAGGACGATACGGAGTATACGGCGGGCAGTACGTGCCCGAGACCCTGATGAGCGCGCTGATCGATCTTGAGGAGACCTACGGCCGGGTCCGCGAGGACCCGGAGTTCTCCCGCAGGCTCGACTGGTACCTGCATGAGTATGCCGGACGGGAGACACCGCTCACCTACTGCGAGAATCTCTCCCGCGACCTCGGCTGCCGCATCTACTTAAAAAGAGAGGACCTTCTCCACGGCGGTGCGCACAAACTGAACAACACCCTCGGCCAGGCGCTCATGGCGAAGTTCATGGGCAAGCGCCGGCTCATTGCCGAGACCGGTGCCGGGCAGCACGGCGTCGCGACGGCGATCGCGGGTGCGGCCCTCGATCTGCCCGTAGAGGTTTACATGGGCGAGGTGGATACCCGGCGCCAGGCGTTGAACGTCTTCCGGATGGAGCTTCTCGGCGCCCGGGTCGTCCCGGTCGCTTCCGGGACGCGGACCTTGAAGGACGCCATCAACGCGGCGATGCGCGACTGGGTGGCGAACCTCCGGGAGACCCACTACCTGCTCGGTTCCTGCGTCGGCCCGCACCCCTTCCCCCGGATCGTCCGCGACTTCCAGTCGGTCATCGGCGAGGAAGCACGGCGGCAGGTGCTCGAGAGGGAAGGGCGGCTCCCCGATACCGTCGTCGCCTGCGTCGGCGGGGGTTCGAACGCGATCGGCATCTTCTACCCCTTCGTCGGCGACGACGTGGCGCTGGTCGGCGTGGAGGCGGGCGGCGATGGGCTCGATACCCCCCGTCACGGGGCTTCACTCTGTGGAGGCTCGGTCGGGGTTTTCCAGGGGGCGCTCTCCTACCTCCTCCAGGACGGCGACGGCCAGGCGCTCGAGACGCACTCCGTCGCCGCGGGCCTCGACCATCCCTCCGTCGGGCCGGAGCACGCCATGCTGAAGGACTCGGGAAGGGTCCGCTACGAGGCGGTCACCGACGCCGAGGCGCTCCATGCCTTCCGCTACCTCTCCCGCACCGAGGGGATCATCCCGGCGCTCGAGTCCGCCCACGCGGTCGCCTACGCTCTCCGGGCGGCGGACGACCTCGATAAGGACGGAGTCCTGGTCATCAACCTCTCGGGGAGGGGTGACAAAGACGTCGCGGACGTCGCGAGCCTTCACGGGGGCGTCGCATGA
- a CDS encoding helix-turn-helix domain-containing protein has product MLSRKIFEAEFADALQEELARQDMSIRELAERAGIPPATLYKLTSGRADPRLSTVRRIVNVLEPREKSFIAVIAARFLLDEIDNRNLPIGGKQYHIRGYAADSLEECIIAAVRADKEGALGIICAPILAPIVEKIVDCPVAIIKPQQQTLIEAIETIAKRV; this is encoded by the coding sequence ATGCTCTCACGAAAGATCTTTGAAGCCGAGTTTGCCGATGCGCTCCAGGAGGAACTCGCCCGGCAGGATATGAGCATCCGGGAACTCGCGGAGCGGGCGGGGATCCCACCCGCTACCCTCTACAAACTGACGTCGGGCAGGGCGGACCCACGCCTCTCGACCGTCCGGCGGATAGTCAACGTCCTCGAGCCCCGGGAGAAGAGCTTCATCGCGGTGATCGCGGCCCGGTTCCTGCTCGACGAGATCGACAACCGCAACCTCCCCATCGGCGGGAAGCAATATCACATCCGGGGCTACGCGGCCGACTCCCTAGAGGAGTGCATCATCGCCGCCGTCCGGGCGGATAAGGAGGGAGCGCTCGGGATCATCTGCGCACCCATCCTTGCCCCGATCGTGGAAAAGATCGTCGACTGCCCGGTCGCGATCATCAAGCCGCAGCAGCAGACGCTTATCGAAGCGATCGAGACGATAGCAAAGAGAGTTTAG